The following DNA comes from Haloarchaeobius salinus.
GGCGGGCACGGCGCTCGCTCAGCCCGTAGCGCAGGCCGCTCCAGTAGCCGCTGGCGAGCTTGCTGGCGGACGTGAGGACGACCGCGACGGCGAGCAGCGCCAGCGCCGTGCCGGAGAGCGCGCCGAGGTCGGTCTGGAACCCGATGGCGAGGAAGAAGATGGCGGCGAACAGGTCCCGGGCGGGCGAGAGCAGCTTCTCGACGCGGTGGACCTCGTCGGTCGCGCTGACGGCCGTCCCGACGAAGAACGCAGCGACGGCCTCGCTGACGCCGAGCTGGAGGGCCAGTCCGCCGACGAGCGCGACGACACCCAGCGTCGTGAGCACGAACAGCTCGTCGGAATCGACCGAGAGCACGCGCTGGACGACGGGTGTGCCGACGCGGGCGACGACGACGAGCACGGCGATGAACCCCAGCGCGACGGCGACGGCCGAGAGCGCCGCACCGCCGCCACCGCCGAGGACGAGCGCAGAGAGCACCGCGAGGTAGACCGCGATGACGAGGTCCTCGACGACGAGCGTGCCGAGGACGACCTCGGCCTCGGGGTCGGCCACCCAGCCGAGGTCGATGAGCGACTTCGTGACGATGGCGCTCGAGGAGATGTAGACGATGCCGGTCAGGAACGCAACCTCGACCGGGCTGAACCCGAACGCCAGCCCGATGGCGACGCCGACCGCGGCGTTGACGACGAGGTCGATGCCGCCGATCACCGCGAGCCGGTCGCGGTTCGCGAGCAGCTGGTCGATGCTGAACTCCACGCCGATGAAGAAGAGCAGGAGCACGACGCCGAGTTCGGCGAGCAGGTCGACGAACTCGTGGCGCTCCAGTACCGCGAAGGAGATTCCCGCAACCTCCGGGGCGTTCGGTCCGACGAACAGCCCGATGACGATGTACGCCGGGATGACCGACTGGCCCAGCCGGTACGCGAGCGTCCCGGCGACAGCGAGCACGGTGATGGCGAGCCCGGCCTCCAGCAGCAGTCCCGAGGCCATCCTAGCGCTCGACGAACTCCTGGAGCGCCTGCTGTTCCTCCCTGGTCCCGAGGACGACGAGGATGTCGCCCGCCGCGATGGTCTCGTCGGGGTCCGGGTTCGGGAGCGTCTCGTCCCCCCGCTGGATCGCGACGACGGAGACGCCGGTCTGGTTGCGCACGTCACAGCCCGAGAGGGTCTGGCCCACGACGGCCGCCCCCTCGTCGATATCGACCCACTCCAGGATGGCCTCGCCGAGTGGCACCTGCGTCCGGTCGAGCTCGATCGGCTGGAAGTACGCCCCGGTCAGGATGGCCCCGAGCTGGCGTGCGGTCTCGCCGTCCATGTCGGCGATGCGCTGGCTGTCGGCGTCGGGGTCCGGCCGGTGGAACAGCTCCCGGCGGCCGTCGTGGTGCATGAGCACGACCAGCCGTGCGCCGTCGTCGACCTCGAGCTCGAACTTCCGGCCGACGCCCGGCACGTCGGTCTCGTAGACGGTCATGTCCGACGTGATGACCGCCTATGACTTAAAGAACGATGACGGCGAGTACGGCGGTTCTCACGATTCGGGCACCCGCTCACACCACGGACGCTCACAAGCCTTAATCACACCACGATACCACATCAGGACGATGGCAGACGAGCGGGTCGAACTCGGCGTGGAACTCCTCTCGAAGCTCGAGGACGACGAACTCGCGCTCGCCGAGGCCATGGACCGCATCGAGACGGTGACACGGGACCCGGCCACGGTCAGGGAGATCCTCGATACGGCGGTGATGCGCGGGGTCATCGAGCGCGAGGACGGCGTCGTCCAGACGACGGGCAGCGGCGGCTTCGTCAGCCAGACCGCGGACGTGGTCCGACGGGAGGGCGACTTCGAGTGCCGTCGCTGTGGCGCGTCGATCTCCACGGGGCACTTCGTCCAGCTCGAGTCGGGCGAACTCGGTCCGTTCGGTCCGGAGTGCGTGCGGAAGGTGACCGGCCGGGACTGAGTCCCGACCGACTACCGACCGCGGCTGAGCTCGTCGACGAGCTGCTGGAGGAGGTCGTGCTGGCGCTGGAGGAGCTCGTTCTGGTGTTCGACCTTCGACTCGAGCGCCTCGATGCGTTCGCGTAGCTCCTCGTCGCCGGCGGCGGTCGCGGGCTGGAAGCCGGCTTCGGCGAACTTCGAGTCCGAGAGCGACTCGTCGTCCTCGTCCGTGTCCGGCTCCTCGTCCGTCGCGTCGTCCTCGGCCGCTGTCTCGTCGGTCTGGGTCGCCCCGGTCTGCTGTGTCGTCGACTCCGCACTCCCCGCGGCATCCTGTCCGTCACCGACCGTCTCCTCGACCATCGATGCGAGCTCCTCCTGCGAGGTTTCGTCGACGGTTTCGGTCACCTCGTCGACGTCGTCGCGCTGCTGTCCGGTCTGCTCCTCGTGGGACGGCTCGGTCCGCTGTGGCGGCTGGGACCGTCGTGTCGATTGTGCCTGCCCCGGTTGCTCGACCGGCTCCTCGGTCTGGTCGACCGCCGGCTGGTCTGCCCGCGTCTGCGTCTGTCCCGCCGGTGGCTGGACGGGCTCGTTCCCCTGTGCCGTCCCGGCGTCGGCGGGCTGGTCCTCGACGGGCTGTTCGGCCGGCGGGCCCGGCTCGACCGGCTCCTCGCCCTCGTCGGGCTGGACGGTGTTCCCGGCGTCCAGCGGGTCCACACCCTCGCCGAAGTCGACGGCGGCGGGCTCGTCGGCCTCCTCGTCCTCCTCGGGGGCGACGGCCTCGTTCAGTGCGTCCAGCGAGTTCACGCCGTAGTACGAGAACAGCGAGCGCTGGAGGTACTCCTTCACCTCGGCGGCACGGTCGTTCGAGACCTTCATCCGCTCGGGCCGGCCGTCGACCGTCAGCACGAGCTGGGTGGCGACGCTGCCGTCCTCGAAGTCGAGGCCGGTCACGTCCGCGAAGTGGTACTCCTCGTAGTCCTCGTCCCAGACTGCGCTGCCGACGTGCTTGACGAGCCGTGCGGAGGTGATGACGAGGGTCAGCTCGTCGAGGCGGAACGTGCGCGTGACGGTCTCGTCGGCGTCGGTGACGCCGCTGGCGTTCAACACGCCGGCCAGCACGGGGTGTAGCACGTCGTCGGTGGCGTTCGAGGGGACGGTGAACTCCTCGGTGCCGTCCAGCGAGTACTCGAGGCTGATGCGGGTCTTGCGGCGGCCCTCCTTGACGGTCATCCGCTGTGCGTCGTGGGGATACTCGTCGACTGACTCGTCGCTGAGGAACCCCTCGGACTGGTAGATGAGTGTTCGGGTCGGCGTCACGTAGAGGGCGTTCTCGCCGCCCAGCGAGACCTCGGCGGCGATCTCCTCGCCCGAGAGCGCCGATTCCACGATACCCGGGACGTCCATGCCCTCTGATTTACCACCCCGCGGTATAAATCCGTGGGGCTGTGTAACCACGCGCTATCGGGCATGCGACCGCAGGACAGCCCGGGGAACAGTTGAGAAGGCTTAAGTCGTCCACCCGGTAACGAGGGAGTGAGGCCGGGTGGCTTAGCTGGACATAGCGCCGCACTCATAGGGTTTCAGAGATTCGGTGCGGTACCACAGCCTTGGAAGGCTTACGCGTGACCTCGGGGCCCGCCGAGCCTCGAACCTGGGTCATGCGGAGATCGCGGGTTCGGAGCCCGCCCCGGCCACTTGCGTTTTCGACGAGTCACGAACGCCAGTGAGTGACGAGTCCGAACGCAAGTGGCCGGGCTGGGCGGAGAACCCGTGGACGGTTCCCGCGAGCAGTGCGCGGTTCGGAGCGAGTCCTGCGAGCGAGAACCGCGACGCGAGCTGGAGGTCGAGAGACGAGCGAAGCGAGTCTTTCGG
Coding sequences within:
- a CDS encoding cation:proton antiporter, giving the protein MASGLLLEAGLAITVLAVAGTLAYRLGQSVIPAYIVIGLFVGPNAPEVAGISFAVLERHEFVDLLAELGVVLLLFFIGVEFSIDQLLANRDRLAVIGGIDLVVNAAVGVAIGLAFGFSPVEVAFLTGIVYISSSAIVTKSLIDLGWVADPEAEVVLGTLVVEDLVIAVYLAVLSALVLGGGGGAALSAVAVALGFIAVLVVVARVGTPVVQRVLSVDSDELFVLTTLGVVALVGGLALQLGVSEAVAAFFVGTAVSATDEVHRVEKLLSPARDLFAAIFFLAIGFQTDLGALSGTALALLAVAVVLTSASKLASGYWSGLRYGLSERRARRAGIALVARGEFSLVLAALALDVGTGALADVIPAFAVGYVLAMSVLGTTLMKAAPRLERYLEERTTEST
- a CDS encoding DUF7115 domain-containing protein, with protein sequence MDVPGIVESALSGEEIAAEVSLGGENALYVTPTRTLIYQSEGFLSDESVDEYPHDAQRMTVKEGRRKTRISLEYSLDGTEEFTVPSNATDDVLHPVLAGVLNASGVTDADETVTRTFRLDELTLVITSARLVKHVGSAVWDEDYEEYHFADVTGLDFEDGSVATQLVLTVDGRPERMKVSNDRAAEVKEYLQRSLFSYYGVNSLDALNEAVAPEEDEEADEPAAVDFGEGVDPLDAGNTVQPDEGEEPVEPGPPAEQPVEDQPADAGTAQGNEPVQPPAGQTQTRADQPAVDQTEEPVEQPGQAQSTRRSQPPQRTEPSHEEQTGQQRDDVDEVTETVDETSQEELASMVEETVGDGQDAAGSAESTTQQTGATQTDETAAEDDATDEEPDTDEDDESLSDSKFAEAGFQPATAAGDEELRERIEALESKVEHQNELLQRQHDLLQQLVDELSRGR
- a CDS encoding DUF5830 family protein, producing the protein MADERVELGVELLSKLEDDELALAEAMDRIETVTRDPATVREILDTAVMRGVIEREDGVVQTTGSGGFVSQTADVVRREGDFECRRCGASISTGHFVQLESGELGPFGPECVRKVTGRD
- a CDS encoding cation:proton antiporter regulatory subunit, whose amino-acid sequence is MTVYETDVPGVGRKFELEVDDGARLVVLMHHDGRRELFHRPDPDADSQRIADMDGETARQLGAILTGAYFQPIELDRTQVPLGEAILEWVDIDEGAAVVGQTLSGCDVRNQTGVSVVAIQRGDETLPNPDPDETIAAGDILVVLGTREEQQALQEFVER